From the Mustelus asterias chromosome 14, sMusAst1.hap1.1, whole genome shotgun sequence genome, one window contains:
- the asnsd1 gene encoding asparagine synthetase domain-containing protein 1 isoform X2, translating into MCGICCILVLAPQNNGSGVLAKDMLERLQRRGPNHSQQLSREVPEMGYNVFFSGHVLHMRGCLNTQPTQDARGNLLLWNGEVFGGIEIGPESNDTQIILQQLSSCQSEESILSVFSSIRGPWAFIYYQPSSHCLWFGRDFFGRRSLLWQFRNEENLCLTLTSVSTSVPECVRVPWQEVPACGLYKIDLQKQTSAKSFTISWYPWKHRCTEYEFKTLHLGDEAQFTEKLPNFVSVFLNESKLFPTAPITPMNCSMPESCTDTAKCETSSANIEIFLSDNHKKKIVHQFINVLSESVRRRVLFLPRCQNHPNCSDQLTVSDEAKVAILFSGGVDSMVLSALADHHIPPDEPIDLLNVAFKQQEQKRQKTSTKQKKKSNACSTHEEETLECDNGTIKKTTVFNVPDRITGLSGLKELQILNPNRKWNFIEINITLEELKEMRQQWISHLVQPLDTVLDDSIGCAVWFAARGIGTNTSNGEIQPFISTAKVVLTGIGADEQLAGYSRHRVCYKTSGFEGLVKELGMELGRISSRNLGRDDRVIGDHGKEARFPFLDEEVVSFLNELPVWEKADLTLPRGIGEKLLLRMAAKELGLTASAVLPKRAMQFGSRIAKMENHKEKASDKCNREKLH; encoded by the exons ATGTGTGGCATTTGTTGTATATTAGTTTTAGCCCCTCAGAACAATGGTTCTGGTGTTTTGGCAAAGGATATGCTTGAACGTCTACAACGGCGAGGTCCTAACCATAGTCAACAGTTATCCAGAGAAGTGCCTGAGATGGGCTATAATGTATTTTTCTCTGGTCATGTGCTTCACATGAGAGGTTGCCTAAACACTCAACCCACGCAGGATGCTCGAGGAAACCTTCTGCTTTGGAACGGGGAGGTGTTTGGAGGAATTGAAATTGGACCTGAAAGCAATGATACTCAGATTATTCTTCAGCAGTTATCTTCGTGTCAGAGTGAAGAATCCATTCTGTCAGTCTTTTCTTCTATTCGGGGACCATGGGCTTTTATATACTACCAACCATCCAGTCACTGCTTGTGGTTTGGTCGAGACTTTTTTGGTCGGCGTAGTTTACTGTGGCAGTTTAGGAATGAAGAAAACCTCTGCCTTACTCTTACATCAGTGAGCACTTCTGTTCCAGAATGTGTACGTGTTCCCTGGCAGGAAGTACCAGCATGTGGACTTTACAAAATTGACCTCCAGAAACAGACTAGTGCTAAATCATTCACAATATCATGGTATCCATGGAAACATAGGTGCACTGAATATGAATTCAAGACTCTCCATTTAGGTGACGAAGCTCAGTTCACTGAAAAGCTGCCTAATTTTGTTTCTGTGTTTTTGAATGAATCAAAACTATTCCCCACAGCACCCATTACGCCTATGAATTGCAGCATGCCAGAGTCATGTACTGATACTGCGAAATGTGAAACATCTTCAGCAAATATTGAGATTTTTCTTTCAGATAACCACAAGAAAAAAATAGTTCATCAGTTTATCAACGTTTTGAGTGAATCTGTTAGACGGCGAGTGCTTTTCTTGCCAAGATGTCAAAATCACCCCAACTGTTCAGATCAGCTCACAGTTTCTGATGAAGCAAAAGTTGCCATTCTCTTTTCCGGAGGTGTTGATTCAATGGTTCTTTCTGCCTTGGCTGACCATCATATTCCACCAGATGAACCTATTGATCTATTGAATGTAGCCTTTAAGCAGCAAGAACAGAAAAGACAGAAGacctcaacaaaacaaaagaagaAAAGCAATGCTTGCAGCACACATGAAGAGGAAACTCTAGAATGTGACAATGGTACCATTAAAAAGACAACTGTTTTTAATGTGCCTGACCGAATCACTGGACTGTCAGGCTTAAAAGAGTTGCAAATTTTAAACCCTAACAGAAAATGGAATTTTATAGAAATCAATATCACATTAGAAGAACTGAAGGAAATGAGACAACAGTGGATTAGTCATTTAGTGCAACCGTTGGACACAGTACTGGATGACAGCATCGGCTGTGCAGTGTGGTTTGCTGCAAGAGGTATTGGTACCAACACCAGTAATGGAGAAATTCAACCATTCATCAGCACTGCAAAG GTGGTTTTAACTGGGATAGGAGCTGATGAACAACTTGCTGGTTATTCCCGTCACCGTGTCTGCTACAAAACATCAGGTTTTGAAGGCCTGGTCAAAGAATTAGGCATGGAACTTGGTCGCATCTCCTCGCGTAATCTTGGACGAGATGACCGAGTCATTGGAGACCATGGAAAAGAAGCAAG ATTTCCCTTTTTAGATGAAGAAGTTGTCTCTTTTCTGAATGAACTTCCTGTGTGGGAGAAAGCAGACTTGACTTTGCCTCGAGGGATTGGCGAAAAACTGCTTCTACGAATGGCTGCAAAAGAACTTGGCCTTACTGCATCTGCTGTTCTCCCAAAGAGAGCCATGCAATTTGGATCTAGAATTGCAAAGATGGAAAACCACAAAGAAAAGGCTTCTGATAAGTGTAACAG AGAGAAGTTACATTAG
- the asnsd1 gene encoding asparagine synthetase domain-containing protein 1 isoform X1 → MCGICCILVLAPQNNGSGVLAKDMLERLQRRGPNHSQQLSREVPEMGYNVFFSGHVLHMRGCLNTQPTQDARGNLLLWNGEVFGGIEIGPESNDTQIILQQLSSCQSEESILSVFSSIRGPWAFIYYQPSSHCLWFGRDFFGRRSLLWQFRNEENLCLTLTSVSTSVPECVRVPWQEVPACGLYKIDLQKQTSAKSFTISWYPWKHRCTEYEFKTLHLGDEAQFTEKLPNFVSVFLNESKLFPTAPITPMNCSMPESCTDTAKCETSSANIEIFLSDNHKKKIVHQFINVLSESVRRRVLFLPRCQNHPNCSDQLTVSDEAKVAILFSGGVDSMVLSALADHHIPPDEPIDLLNVAFKQQEQKRQKTSTKQKKKSNACSTHEEETLECDNGTIKKTTVFNVPDRITGLSGLKELQILNPNRKWNFIEINITLEELKEMRQQWISHLVQPLDTVLDDSIGCAVWFAARGIGTNTSNGEIQPFISTAKVVLTGIGADEQLAGYSRHRVCYKTSGFEGLVKELGMELGRISSRNLGRDDRVIGDHGKEARFPFLDEEVVSFLNELPVWEKADLTLPRGIGEKLLLRMAAKELGLTASAVLPKRAMQFGSRIAKMENHKEKASDKCNRLLQSLPD, encoded by the exons ATGTGTGGCATTTGTTGTATATTAGTTTTAGCCCCTCAGAACAATGGTTCTGGTGTTTTGGCAAAGGATATGCTTGAACGTCTACAACGGCGAGGTCCTAACCATAGTCAACAGTTATCCAGAGAAGTGCCTGAGATGGGCTATAATGTATTTTTCTCTGGTCATGTGCTTCACATGAGAGGTTGCCTAAACACTCAACCCACGCAGGATGCTCGAGGAAACCTTCTGCTTTGGAACGGGGAGGTGTTTGGAGGAATTGAAATTGGACCTGAAAGCAATGATACTCAGATTATTCTTCAGCAGTTATCTTCGTGTCAGAGTGAAGAATCCATTCTGTCAGTCTTTTCTTCTATTCGGGGACCATGGGCTTTTATATACTACCAACCATCCAGTCACTGCTTGTGGTTTGGTCGAGACTTTTTTGGTCGGCGTAGTTTACTGTGGCAGTTTAGGAATGAAGAAAACCTCTGCCTTACTCTTACATCAGTGAGCACTTCTGTTCCAGAATGTGTACGTGTTCCCTGGCAGGAAGTACCAGCATGTGGACTTTACAAAATTGACCTCCAGAAACAGACTAGTGCTAAATCATTCACAATATCATGGTATCCATGGAAACATAGGTGCACTGAATATGAATTCAAGACTCTCCATTTAGGTGACGAAGCTCAGTTCACTGAAAAGCTGCCTAATTTTGTTTCTGTGTTTTTGAATGAATCAAAACTATTCCCCACAGCACCCATTACGCCTATGAATTGCAGCATGCCAGAGTCATGTACTGATACTGCGAAATGTGAAACATCTTCAGCAAATATTGAGATTTTTCTTTCAGATAACCACAAGAAAAAAATAGTTCATCAGTTTATCAACGTTTTGAGTGAATCTGTTAGACGGCGAGTGCTTTTCTTGCCAAGATGTCAAAATCACCCCAACTGTTCAGATCAGCTCACAGTTTCTGATGAAGCAAAAGTTGCCATTCTCTTTTCCGGAGGTGTTGATTCAATGGTTCTTTCTGCCTTGGCTGACCATCATATTCCACCAGATGAACCTATTGATCTATTGAATGTAGCCTTTAAGCAGCAAGAACAGAAAAGACAGAAGacctcaacaaaacaaaagaagaAAAGCAATGCTTGCAGCACACATGAAGAGGAAACTCTAGAATGTGACAATGGTACCATTAAAAAGACAACTGTTTTTAATGTGCCTGACCGAATCACTGGACTGTCAGGCTTAAAAGAGTTGCAAATTTTAAACCCTAACAGAAAATGGAATTTTATAGAAATCAATATCACATTAGAAGAACTGAAGGAAATGAGACAACAGTGGATTAGTCATTTAGTGCAACCGTTGGACACAGTACTGGATGACAGCATCGGCTGTGCAGTGTGGTTTGCTGCAAGAGGTATTGGTACCAACACCAGTAATGGAGAAATTCAACCATTCATCAGCACTGCAAAG GTGGTTTTAACTGGGATAGGAGCTGATGAACAACTTGCTGGTTATTCCCGTCACCGTGTCTGCTACAAAACATCAGGTTTTGAAGGCCTGGTCAAAGAATTAGGCATGGAACTTGGTCGCATCTCCTCGCGTAATCTTGGACGAGATGACCGAGTCATTGGAGACCATGGAAAAGAAGCAAG ATTTCCCTTTTTAGATGAAGAAGTTGTCTCTTTTCTGAATGAACTTCCTGTGTGGGAGAAAGCAGACTTGACTTTGCCTCGAGGGATTGGCGAAAAACTGCTTCTACGAATGGCTGCAAAAGAACTTGGCCTTACTGCATCTGCTGTTCTCCCAAAGAGAGCCATGCAATTTGGATCTAGAATTGCAAAGATGGAAAACCACAAAGAAAAGGCTTCTGATAAGTGTAACAGGTTATTGCAAAGCTTGCCGGATTAG